One region of Oryza glaberrima chromosome 7, OglaRS2, whole genome shotgun sequence genomic DNA includes:
- the LOC127779774 gene encoding probable plastid-lipid-associated protein 12, chloroplastic translates to MAAAAAAAAAAGGLLHLGASRVPSRRPSAGAAPRLRGASCARGRQPRRRAPPPLAVAAAEEAYTGAETELLDALAGVQGRGRGVAPRQLEEVESAVQALEALGGLPDPTNSSLIEGSWQLIFTTRPGSASPIQRTFVGVDSFKIFQEVYLRTDDPRVINVVKFSESIGELKVEAEATIEDGKRILFRFDRAAFNFKFLPFKVPYPVPFKLLGDEAKGWLDTTYLSQTGNIRISRGNKGTTFVLQKSADQRQLLLSAISAGTGVKEAIDDLTSSRQGIEADLNTLAGEWQLLWSSKTEDESWSFVASAGLKGVQIIKEDGQLKNLVRPFPGVSLNASGNICKMEDGNNFNLSINKGAIQAGGLQFPLDARGEFATEILYIDNKIRISNINQHKLVHVRIANRT, encoded by the exons atggccgccgccgccgcagcagcagcagcagccggaggCCTCCTGCACCTGGGGGCTTCTCGCGTGCCGTCGCGGCGGCCCTCCGCTGGCGCTGCGCCTCGCCTTCGTGGGGCCTCGTGCGCGCGGGGCCGCCAgcctcggcggcgggcgccgccgccgctcgcggtggcggccgcggaggaggcGTACACGGGCGCCGAAACGGAGCTCCTCGATGCTCTCGCCGGGGTCCAGGGCCGCGGGCGAGGCGTCGCGCCGCGCCAGCTCGAG GAGGTGGAGAGCGCTGTTCAGGCTCTGGAAGCACTGGGAGGTTTGCCCGATCCG ACCAACTCAAGTCTAATTGAAGGTAGTTGGCAGCTCATATTTACTACAAGACCAGGGTCGGCATCCCCCATTCAG AGAACATTTGTTGGAGTTGACTCTTTCAAGATCTTTCAGGAAGTATACCTTAGAACAGATGATCCCAGGGTGATTAATGTAGTGAAGTTTTCAGAATCAATTGGTGAACTGAAAGTAGAG GCAGAAGCAACTATTGAAGACGGAAAGCGCATTCTTTTTCGTTTTGACCGAGCAGCATTCAACTTCAAGTTTTTGCCATTTAAGGTTCCATACCCAGTGCCATTCAAGCTTCTTGGAGATGAGGCAAAGGGTTGGCTTGACACTACGTACTTGTCTCAAACTGGGAATATACGTATTTCAAGGGGAAACAAG GGAACCACATTTGTTCTCCAGAAAAGTGCAGACCAACGGCAATTGCTGTTGTCAGCTATATCTGCAGGAACAGGAGTAAAAGAG GCTATAGATGATCTCACTTCAAGCAGACAAGGAATTGAAGCTGATCTGAACACTCTAGCGGGAGAATGGCAGCTATTATGGTCCTCAAAG ACCGAAGATGAAAGCTGGTCATTTGTTGCATCTGCTGGTCTGAAGGGTGTCCAG ATCATAAAAGAAGATGGGCAATTGAAGAATTTGGTAAGACCCTTTCCAGGTGTCAGCCTCAATGCAAGTGGCAACATATG TAAAATGGAGGATGGCAATAACTTTAACTTGTCCATAAATAAAGGAGCTATTCAAGCTGGTGGGTTGCAGTTTCCCTTGGATGCTCGAGGAGAATTTGCCACGGAAATATT GTATATTGACAATAAGATAAGGATATCCAATATTAACCAACACAAGCTTGTCCATGTACGCATTGCAAATAGAACATAA